The genomic segment CCGTCGACATAATCGACTTCAGAATTCACCAAGGACTTCGCTGCCAGCGCGGGTGCTGAGGGCTCGCCAGAGAGAATTGTCGATGTTTTCGTTGATGGTTCGCACCGTGCCGTCCATCAACGCCGCGTTGACGCAACCGGTGTGGTAGCTGCGCGACGTGACAGCGGCGTAGGAGGGCGCGGCGGGCAGTGTTCCTTCTTGCCAACTGTTGTAGTCGCACTGATCGTAGGTGACGCCCCCCACCACGCAGGTGACTTTCGCATTTGGATTCAGAACCGTGGTGAAACCGGAATGGTGAACCTGTCCATTCGCCCATTCCGTATGCTCGGTGTTTTTGGCATTGCCGCCGGTGGCGGTCATGAAGCTGGCGATCACCGCGGGAGCCGTGGCGGCCGGGGGAATCGTCACCGGTGTCGGGGGCACATTCCGATGGTAGGGGCTCCAGGCTTTGACTTCAGAGACCATCAGCGTGTTGCTGCTGCCGTCGCTGACTTGTGCAAAAGTGATCTTGGCGTTCGGATAGAACAAGCCATCGCCGCCCTGACGCGTCGTCGGGTCGAAGACGAACCAGGTGCCATAGTTCACGCCATAGGTTGTCGGACACAACTTCGGTGACGTGTCGTCTCGCGTGGTCCCAGCCTTTGCGTCACTCGGGCAGACGTACGTGGGAATACGAAGGCCATCAATGGCCATTTGACCGCTCCACCCCTTGCTCAGGTCCACCAGATTGGCAAGGTTTCCCTGTTCGAGATACGGCAGAATGCGACCGTGGACCGACCATGAACTGCTCGCCACATTCGCGAGTAAGGTTGCGCTGGGAGGGATTTGCAGGTAGGTGTCGGCGTAGTTGTGGATCGCCAGACCAATCTGCTTCAGATTGTTTTTGCATTGAATTCGCCGTGCCGCCTCGCGCGCCTGTTGCACGGCTGGCAAGAGCAGCGCGATCAGAATCGCAATGATGGCGATGACCACCAGCAACTCGATCAAAGTAAAACCACGCCTTGGCGAACAAACCCTTCGCGGCATTCAACGCTTCCTGAAATATCAAAGACTTGGCGAGATTGGTGAGAGATTGAGGTCAGCGCCTTAAGCAAACGCCATTCCGGATATTAAGAGTTCGTAATGTTTGTGCATGGGCTCTGCGTGTGGCGTTGGCTGGCCTTGAGCGACTGGAGGGCGTTTTCGACATCACATCCGTCGATCCTATCAAGCCGTGTTACCGTCAGGGGAGTTTCAATCGATGGAGCCATTCGCCGATCCACACCGTTTCGAGACTCAGACGGTGTTGGGGAAAGATTCCGCATCACGATGAAAACTTCCCCGTTCAGAAGGTCGATCCAACCCAATTTAATTAACTTTGCAAACCAACTCGGTTCAGTTTTCTCGCGGAGACAACGGCGATGGACGTCCTTGGTACTTGGCGAGCGATCCAGGCTTTTTTGAGGTTTGACGTGACTTGAAGGGGTGCCGCGGGTGGGATTCTTTCAACTGCCGCCGTCGCTGTCGGCTCCGGGCTTAACGAAGCAACTCGAATTCAATGACGAATATTCGGGATGAACGGACAATTGTCCGTTTGCGAGGAAACTGTGAAAAAGCGCAATCTACCCCGAACTTACTCGCATTCCCGCCCGCAATTAGGGTAGTCTTAAGAAACGGAAAGTTTTACCGATCTGATCTTCAGAAGGTCACTCGTCCGTCGGGTCTGATGGTGCCGGTTGCGGGCAATTCCATCGTGATCTGATTCATCTCGAAATCGCTGGTTCAACAGCGGCACACAACTCAAATTTCGCTGGTAGAGGCCTGGTCATGGCTGCGTTTTAACCTTTGAGCATTCTCGGCTCACGATACGTGTCTTCTATTCTCACAGGTCATCGGCGACTTCGAATTTAGATAGGACGGCGGCGTTTGGATTCGACAACACGGCATGGAAGTGTGGCTGGCGAGCGACTCGAAACCGTCTTCTCTTCCCAAACCACAATGACGGAGACGTCGTCTCGCGGCTCGTTGAATCAGTCATCGGCGTGGGTGATTTGCCTGCTGCGATGGATGGGTTGCGCCCTGCTGGCTTCGGGCGGGTTCGTCTCGAACTCGGTGGAAGTGCAGGCGGGCGAGAAGCGGGCCAAGCAGGCCTTTGACGTCGAAAAACGCTTCAAGGAACTCGACCGAAACCGTGACGGGAAGGTCAGCCGCGACGAGTTTCCCCAAACCGAACTGTTTAACCTGGTGGATGCGAATCGGGATGGACAGATCACGTTGATCGAGGCCCGCGAACGCGCCCAGGATCTCGCAAGATCTAAATCCATCCCGACCGGTGAATCCACCGATGCGACGGCAAAGTCACTCGATGAGGTGCCGATTCGCCAGCGGTTCAAACGCCTGAAACCGGCAGAATGCGGCGTCGGCCGGATCGTGTCCGACGTGTCGTTTCAGAGCATTGATGGTGCGACGCATCATCTGGCGGAGTACAAGTCGCAACGCGTGATCGTCGTGGTGGCGACAAGTGCCAGTTGTCCGCTGAGCAAACGTTACTTGCCCACGCTTGCCCGATTGGAGCGGACCTATACGAAGGATGTTCTGTTTATCTTCGCGAACTCAACGCCGACGGACTCGGTCGAGTCGGCACGCGAACTCGTCAAGACACATGCTCTCAAGGGCCCTTATGTGCTCGACGCCGACGCGAAACTGCTGTCCGCCGTCGGGGCGAAATCGACCACCGATTGCTTCGTGCTCGATGCGGCACTGACCTTGCGATACCGGGGAGCCGTCGATGACCAGTACGGCTTGGGCTATGCACTGGCGCAGCCCAAGCAGGCACTGCTCGGCGACGCCATCGATGCCGTGCTGGCGGGACATACACCGCAGATCGAAGCGACAGACGCTCCTGGCTGCTTGCTCAACAAACGCGGTCCAGCGACTGCCTCAACATCGCAAGTCAGCCTGAAGTTGCCGGTCGCGGCGGGCACACACACGTATCACAATCGCATCTCGCGGATTGTCCAGAACAATTGTATCGAGTGTCATCGCGCCGGCGGGGCCGCACCGTTTTCGTTGACGAGTCCTGACGATGTGGCGACGCGCGCGACGATGATCGAAAAGGTGGTCAGCGAAGGCACGATGCCACCCTGGTTCGCGGCTCCTTCGCGCAAAGGGGCCGAGACCAATTGGCTCAACGATCGGTCCCTGGTCGAAGCCGACAAGGCGGACCTGACGGCCTGGCTTAACAATGGCCAGCCACTGGGTGACCCGGCCGATGCCCCAATTCCGCGTGTGTTCTCGAACGATTGGCAGATTGGTGTGCCGGACGCCATCGTACAGTTGCCAGCGGCCGTCAACGTTCCCGCCGAGGGCGTCATGCCGTATCAGGTGGTCACGGTGGCAACCGATTTCGGCGAGGACAAATGGTTGCAAGGGTTCGAGATTCGCCCGACGGCACGCGATGTCGTGCATCACATCGGCGTCTTCGTCGAAGCGGGCACCGATCCCGAAAAACGCGCGAACGAGGCCGAGGATCTCGGTGAATATTTGGCCTTATACGTGCCCGGCAACGGGCATGAGATTTTTCCCGCAGGACTGGCGAAGTTCTTGCCGAAAGGATCTCGATTGCGATTCAAACTGCACTACACGCCGAACGGCACCGTCACCAAGGATCAGACGCAACTTGCATTCATTTTTGCCAAAGAGCCACCTCAGTACGAGCTGCATGTGACCGGCGTCACGAATCAGGGGATCAAAATTCCGGCGGGGGCTGGCAACCACAAAGAGTCGGGTTGGCGGCGTTTCAAGGATGACATTCAGATCCTGTCGTTCATGCCCCACATGCACGTGCGTGGAAAAGCCTTCCGGTACGAAATGATTTCCAGCAGCGGCAATTCGACGACGTTGCTGGATGTTCCTCGTTTCGATTTCAACTGGCAATTGGCCTACCGGGCGGCGACGCCGATCACCCTGAAAAAAGGCGTGCGGATTGTCGGAACAGGCTGGTTCGACAACAGCGACCAGAACCCGGCGAATCCCGATCCGACAAAACCCGTTGTCTGGGGTGCGCAATCCTTCGACGAAATGCTGATCGGCTACTTCGAATACATCGTTCCCAGCGAACGTCTATCGGCTGCAAAACGATAGACATTCGTAATGTGTCCAATGTCGATAGGTCCTGATACCTGCAAACCGATCACTTGGTGGAGGGCGGGGCGACGCGTGCACCGACTCGTTCAAGCTGGTTTCCGACTTTTTCGAAGCCCAAGCCCACTTCATCGACGACATAGCCTGTCCCTTCGATGAGATTGCCTGAGATCGCCCGTGATTCTCTCGCGATTTGAGCGGTGGTTGCTTTCATCCGGTGTTCCGTCCGAGCTGCGGCATGTTCCAGATTGTCGGCGGTGGCTCGCAAAAAGTATCCGGCCCGCCGGACTTCCTTTTTCTCCCAGGCTTCTGTCGCCTTGACGTACTGTGACTCTGAGAGCGCATGCATCGCGCGGGCAGTGGCCAGGTCGAGTTCTTCGACGGATTTCATGGTCCCAATTTCAATTGTATGGGCGGCATGTTCCAGTTCATGTTCCGCATGAATCAACCGGCGTTTCATACGTTCTGTGCCACTCGTGGCCTCGATTCGAAAGTGGACCGCCGCCTTGCGAAGTTCTGCTGCAGCGGTTTTGGCATCCAGCATCAGGAAGGCTTCTCGAGCTCGACCGATATGAAGACCAGGTTCATCCGACATCAAATACCAGCGGTCTTCTTCAATCACCACGAATCCGGCGGGGGCCTGTGGCTGATTCGTGGCTGTGTCGCCTTGGTCAGACTTGGCGGTGGAAGTCAGGGCCAAAACGACAAGGAGCCATGCAAACAGAGAGATCATGGAACGGAGAGGCATGTTGTTCTTCCTTAAACGGCTCAACGAGGACGGGTCTGCGACAACGCCAAACCAAGACGCGGACGAATCGATTAAAATCACGAGAGTTGTTCCAGTGACGCTCGAGAAATGGCTTGCTGGTCATCGGAGGAGTTTCTCGTATCGCTGATTTCAATCACGTGCATGTCGCGATAGGCAGCAAGCATGCCAGCCAGCGCACCCTGAGCAGTTCTTACAAGGATTCACGGTAAATCATGCTGGATTTGCCGCACAGGCCGCGAAAAACGGCCCAATCCACCCGGCCGCGCGATCGCTCGTCCTGTCGGCGCTGATCAGTCTTCGACCAGCCGGACGAAGCTCGACCGGTCGAGTGGATTCGCGAACGTTGCGCATTTCCCGTCCATCAATGCATTCCACCCAAAGGATTGAAGATGGAGCCTTCCGATTGTTTTCAAAATCTGATTGCCGTTTTGATCTCAAAATGTCTATCGCCTTGTGGATCGATAAAGACGGCGTGACTTTATAGGCGTTCGACATGCAACAATCCGCGCGCGGGCAGAGTGGCTTGGTCGTTGCGATGGCAGGTGGAACATTGTGTTTCGTGGGATCGTTGATCAGGGCGATCCATGGGTTGCCCGAAGACATCGGGATTGCTCGTGACGTTCGGCGACCGATTGAGGTCCTTGCCGTCGCCAGTTTGGACGGAGGACGCAATGCGACAACGGTGACTGCGGAGCAGCTTCGAAATGCGCTGATCGACGCCGCACAGAAACTGGTCGATCTGAAAATTGTCGCGGTTGAAAGAGTCGGATACGCACCACCGACGCCGGACGTGCCGGTCCCAGTGGTGTTCAAAGAGATGTGGATACATCGTCATTCGGCTCAGGCCTATGTCCTTCATCGCACCGAATCGAACGATGATCAATGGTGGACTGGCTTCGAAGCGATTGAAGGGCCGTTGACGACTCACCATCTGGCGGCAATGCCCGGTCGAAAAGTGTGCGTAGACACGGCACGAGTTCCCTTGTGTGCGGACTCGAGTCACCGGGGGAAGCGCGAATCTGATGGAGCAAGGCTGACGAGCTACTCCGTCAGTCAGGCGCCCAGTTATCTGTTGAATCTGTTTGTTCCGTTGATTGAGGCGAACAAGGCCTGGGTTCCCTCTGAGCGTTCGAACTCGGCTCCCGTCGTCGATTCCCTTGCTCTGTTACCGCTAAGTGACTGGCGAATACTAGGGGAAGAAAAACTGGGCGAAGAAGACGCCATCCTTGCGGAGATTGGCCAGCATGAAACGCGTTCGTTTCCTGTTCCGGGGCGTCAGGGCAAGTTGTTGTCGGTCACGCGAACGTATTTGGTTTGGTTCGCGAAGATCTACGGTTGGATGCCGCTACGAGTTGAGAGCTCGATGCGATACGCCTTCGATGGACGCGAGTATCGGTTAGAGCGTCGTGCCGATGGAAAATCGTTTTTGGTCTATGAGGCTTCGGATTTCATCCACTGGAACGATGTCTGGGTACCGCGCGCTGGCAGGCAAGCGACCTATATGCCCGTACCCGATGAGCAATCCAGGCCGGTTATGCCCGACATGCTTGACGGATTGTTCTACGACGGTCGAATCCCTTTCAATGACGCGATGCAACTGGGGTCCGAGTCCGAATGGCGCATCTTGAGTCTGGAACAGATTGAACCGTCATTGAATTTGTGGTTCGAACCGGAAGACGGGGCGGAAGTTCTGAATCTTGGGACACACAAGCGATTCATTCAGGGTGATGCCGTTGCGTCCGCGGCAATCGCGGCGCGGGAGGATGCCATCGAGAAAATGGTCGGCCAGCCGGCGCCCGAGTTTCCAGAAGGAGCGATCTGGCTGAATGGACCGCCGCTCACTCTGAACGCATTGCATGGCAAAGTGGTGATCCTCGATTTTTGGGCCGACTGGTGTCCATCCTGCCGCAATGACTTGCCCGAACTGAACCGGCTGCATGCGCAGCGTGATGACAATGGAATCACCGTGATTGGGATCCATCTTGAGGGAACCGCACGACCAGAGATCCAGAAAGTCGTCGACGAGTATCAACTGCTCTATCCAATCTGTCTCGACGTTGCGAGGCGCCCCGACGCGGAAAACGAGGTGCCATCGGCAGGTCTGTTCGCATCCCACTTCGCGATCAATGGTATTCCGCATTGTGTCGTCATCGACCAGCAAGGCATCGTCGCCGCGTCGTTGACGGGCCGATTTGATGAGGCCTTGGCGATTGCAGAAAAGCTTGCCGCGACGGCCAAGTAAACCTCACTGGGGCCTGGCTTCCACCCAAGCCAGACGTCTTTGACCAGGTCAGGTTTCGATTCAAATCGTGAAGACGTCGTCGGCTCATTCCCGACTGCCATGTTTGTTTTCGACGGATTTCGTTTGCAAAGCTGGCGTGGGGCGGTCTATTATTCGGCCTATCGAAAGAGACGAATTGACTTTAGTGTTTGAGGTTCCTCTCATGCGGCGATCGGCACAGAGGCAGCGCGGATACGTGGTCGGGGTCGGCCGTAGAACAGCGTTCCTTGGAGGAATGCTCATTGTTGTCGCGGTCGGCTCGCTTGTTGCGAGTGACCCTGTCCGCGAGGGAAACTCGGCACCCGTTCGTCGCGACGCGGGCGAAGTGGCCTCTGGCGAAGTCGAACGTCGGTCGACGACCGTCACGGCGGAAGAGATCCGTGATGCACTGCTGAATGCCGCAGAGAAATTGGTCGATCTCAAGATCGTGGTAGTCGAGAAGGGGAATTTCAGTCAGCGCACACCAGGCATGGAGGTTCCCGTTACGTTCAAGGAAGTGTGGCTGCATGAAAGCTCGTCGCAAAGTTACATCGACTGGCGAAGCGAAGGACACGGTGACGAATGGTGGACAGGATTCAAGCCCCTTGAAGAGCTCATCACCGCAGAAGATCTGGTGACACTTCCAGGCCTCAAACAATGTGCCGACCTGGCTCGAGTTCCCTCGTTTGCCGATTCGCGCCTACTGCGAAAACAGGCGCCCGATGGATCGAAGCTGACGCTTCATTCGTTGTGCAAGACGCCCAAATTTGTGTCGAATCTGTTCGTTCCGTTGATTGAATTCAACAAACCTTGGATTGCACCCGAACGTTTAGCAGGTGCGCCGCTCGCTGATTTAATCGCGCGCCTGCCACTGACTCACTGGCGAATCCTGGGTGAGGAAAAGCTGGGTGAAGAAGAGGTCGTCGTTGCCGCCATACGTCTGCAGGACACGATCGAGTTTCCGTTGAAACGACACGGGGGAAAGTTGTCGCTGACGCCGACGTATCTGGTCTGGTTCTCGAAACGATTCGGATGGATGCCGCTGCGGATTGAGCACTCGGTGCAATACGGCTTCGAGGGTCATGAGTATTGGATGGAACGTCGTTCCGACGGAAAGCAGCCATTGGTCTACGAAGCCACAGATTTCATGCCGGTCAATGATGTCTGGGTGCCTCGCTCGGGCAAGCAGGCAAGCTACATGCAAGAGTCGGAAAAAGAATTTGGTGGTTTTGACGAACTGGTCGACACGCTGCAGACCAACCGTAAGCTGCCGATTCCGGGTGAGATGCGATTGGGGTACGAGTATGAATGGAAAATTCTGAGTCTAGAAAAGATCGATCCGACGTTGAATCTGTGGTTTGAACCTCAGGACGGCGCGGAAGTTTACAACATGGATACGCACAAGCGATATGTGCAGGGTGATGCGGTGGCTTCTGCGGCATTTGCGGCTCGTGAACACGCGATCGAACGAATGGTCGGCAAACCCGCTCCCGAGTTTCCCGAAGGGGCCACCTGGCTGAACGGACCACCACTGACGTTGAAAGCACTGCGAGGAAAGGTCGTCGTGCTTGATTTCTGGACCGATTGGTGCGGCCCCTGTCGCAACGATCTGCCCAAAATGAAAGCCCTTTATGATCAGCGCGAAACCAACGGATTGATCGTCATCGGCGTTCATCTGGCGGGCAGCAAGCTGCCTGACATTCAAAAAGTCATGGACAAATTTCAGCTCGAATATCCGATCTGCATCGACGTCGCGACGAAAGACGATCCGAATCACGAATCGTTATTTCCCAGTCAGTATTCGACGTCGTTCGGAGTCGGTGGGATCCCGCATTGTGTTGTCATCGATCCGCACGGAGTTGTGGCCGCGTCGATCTCAAATCGGTTTGATGATGCAATCGAAATCGCGACCGAACTCTCGAAATCCGCGAAATGAGTGATGTTGAGGTGACCATTCGTCGTTCGCCATTCAGCGCGGGTCGCGGTTTCTGTTTGACGAAGAAAATCTCAATGCGGACTGTCAGCGCAACGGGTTAGTGCCTTGCAGGCGAATCCTGACAAGCAGTTCGTTTAAGGCAGGTTCTGCCGTAGCAACTTCTGGCAATCGACTTTCTTCAAACGCGCGTTGCAATTCGTTTCTGAGCCGCTCGTATTCTCGCCGATGAAATTCCAGATCGGCTTGCTCGAGTCGTCCCAGTTCGGGACCACCTGTTTTTCGTGCGATCAGCTCGTCGATGTACGGCAGCTTTGCGGTCTCGTTCAGTCGAGAGAGATTCGCCTGCACCTCGCTGGTTCTCATCAGGTGGATGCCCGTCATCAGCACGCGATAAACATAAAGTAGCGGCTTCACATGCGGGGGATCGGCCTTTTGAAAGAGCTTCCATTGAGTTTCCGCAAAACCAAAGTAGTGGTGCGCGTGATGTCTCGTGATGCAGTTCGCCGCCAGCGACTTCAGCTCGTCATGTTCCGCAGTCGTGAATATGATCAATGGCGAAAGAAGTTGCTCTAACACGTAGCCATTCTTCTTCAGCATCAAGTTGAAGAACTTCTTGGCATCATGTGTGACCAGGTCGATTTCGAGGCCGTCATGAATTTCGGATTTCTCGACCGTTTCCTGGCCGGTTTCCAACCCGACAAGATCTTTGATGGGCAGCAGATGGACGCCGCGCAGGTCGAAGTCGGAATCGGGCGACGGAAATCCATACAAATGAGCGCCGCTGATCGTGGCGAACAGCAACGGATACGGATGATCGACAATGTGCTTGTACAGACGCGAGTCAAACGTCATGGCAGTTCCTTCGACAACGCCGCATTTCGAGCTTTGATGAGCAGGGCATTCGCTCGTTCATAGTCCGGTCGCTCAGGCAGTTTCGTTTCGGTGAATGCTGCGTCAAATTCGGCATGCAAGCTCAATCTCAACTCCTCCGTTTCATCCCACCGAACTTCACCTCGTTTGATGGCGAGTAATTGCTCCCGATGCTCTTCGACCCGCACTGGCACAAAACCGTGACGCAGCACGCAGATCCCCGAGATCAGTAGTCGGATCAAGTGCATGACGTGCTTCCATTTCACTTGCCCCTGATTATGAAGATCCGATTGCATCTTCTTGAACTGGGACATCACGTAGCCGTTGTACGTCTGGTAGACCAGGCGCGACAAAAAGATCTCCCGAATCTGCAGCAGTTCCTCGGCCAGTGGTGTGGTCTTTTCGATGAGTGGCGTATAGAGGCATTCCAGCACGTTCGGGTTCGCCTTCAGAGCCAGTCCCAGGAACCGTTGAAATTCCCAGTAATGTTCCTGTGTCGCATCGCATTCGATCTGTTCTGGAACGCCGTAAAGCGACCAATGCAACTCCGCGGTTGGCAGGAAGATGCCTCGGTAGTCTGTGTCCGATTGCTCATCATCCAAGCCATACGCGCGCGAGCCAATGACACAGCG from the Schlesneria paludicola DSM 18645 genome contains:
- a CDS encoding DUF1559 domain-containing protein, with protein sequence MPRRVCSPRRGFTLIELLVVIAIIAILIALLLPAVQQAREAARRIQCKNNLKQIGLAIHNYADTYLQIPPSATLLANVASSSWSVHGRILPYLEQGNLANLVDLSKGWSGQMAIDGLRIPTYVCPSDAKAGTTRDDTSPKLCPTTYGVNYGTWFVFDPTTRQGGDGLFYPNAKITFAQVSDGSSNTLMVSEVKAWSPYHRNVPPTPVTIPPAATAPAVIASFMTATGGNAKNTEHTEWANGQVHHSGFTTVLNPNAKVTCVVGGVTYDQCDYNSWQEGTLPAAPSYAAVTSRSYHTGCVNAALMDGTVRTINENIDNSLWRALSTRAGSEVLGEF
- a CDS encoding redoxin family protein; the encoded protein is MDSTTRHGSVAGERLETVFSSQTTMTETSSRGSLNQSSAWVICLLRWMGCALLASGGFVSNSVEVQAGEKRAKQAFDVEKRFKELDRNRDGKVSRDEFPQTELFNLVDANRDGQITLIEARERAQDLARSKSIPTGESTDATAKSLDEVPIRQRFKRLKPAECGVGRIVSDVSFQSIDGATHHLAEYKSQRVIVVVATSASCPLSKRYLPTLARLERTYTKDVLFIFANSTPTDSVESARELVKTHALKGPYVLDADAKLLSAVGAKSTTDCFVLDAALTLRYRGAVDDQYGLGYALAQPKQALLGDAIDAVLAGHTPQIEATDAPGCLLNKRGPATASTSQVSLKLPVAAGTHTYHNRISRIVQNNCIECHRAGGAAPFSLTSPDDVATRATMIEKVVSEGTMPPWFAAPSRKGAETNWLNDRSLVEADKADLTAWLNNGQPLGDPADAPIPRVFSNDWQIGVPDAIVQLPAAVNVPAEGVMPYQVVTVATDFGEDKWLQGFEIRPTARDVVHHIGVFVEAGTDPEKRANEAEDLGEYLALYVPGNGHEIFPAGLAKFLPKGSRLRFKLHYTPNGTVTKDQTQLAFIFAKEPPQYELHVTGVTNQGIKIPAGAGNHKESGWRRFKDDIQILSFMPHMHVRGKAFRYEMISSSGNSTTLLDVPRFDFNWQLAYRAATPITLKKGVRIVGTGWFDNSDQNPANPDPTKPVVWGAQSFDEMLIGYFEYIVPSERLSAAKR
- a CDS encoding TlpA family protein disulfide reductase, whose protein sequence is MQQSARGQSGLVVAMAGGTLCFVGSLIRAIHGLPEDIGIARDVRRPIEVLAVASLDGGRNATTVTAEQLRNALIDAAQKLVDLKIVAVERVGYAPPTPDVPVPVVFKEMWIHRHSAQAYVLHRTESNDDQWWTGFEAIEGPLTTHHLAAMPGRKVCVDTARVPLCADSSHRGKRESDGARLTSYSVSQAPSYLLNLFVPLIEANKAWVPSERSNSAPVVDSLALLPLSDWRILGEEKLGEEDAILAEIGQHETRSFPVPGRQGKLLSVTRTYLVWFAKIYGWMPLRVESSMRYAFDGREYRLERRADGKSFLVYEASDFIHWNDVWVPRAGRQATYMPVPDEQSRPVMPDMLDGLFYDGRIPFNDAMQLGSESEWRILSLEQIEPSLNLWFEPEDGAEVLNLGTHKRFIQGDAVASAAIAAREDAIEKMVGQPAPEFPEGAIWLNGPPLTLNALHGKVVILDFWADWCPSCRNDLPELNRLHAQRDDNGITVIGIHLEGTARPEIQKVVDEYQLLYPICLDVARRPDAENEVPSAGLFASHFAINGIPHCVVIDQQGIVAASLTGRFDEALAIAEKLAATAK
- a CDS encoding TlpA family protein disulfide reductase, which codes for MLIVVAVGSLVASDPVREGNSAPVRRDAGEVASGEVERRSTTVTAEEIRDALLNAAEKLVDLKIVVVEKGNFSQRTPGMEVPVTFKEVWLHESSSQSYIDWRSEGHGDEWWTGFKPLEELITAEDLVTLPGLKQCADLARVPSFADSRLLRKQAPDGSKLTLHSLCKTPKFVSNLFVPLIEFNKPWIAPERLAGAPLADLIARLPLTHWRILGEEKLGEEEVVVAAIRLQDTIEFPLKRHGGKLSLTPTYLVWFSKRFGWMPLRIEHSVQYGFEGHEYWMERRSDGKQPLVYEATDFMPVNDVWVPRSGKQASYMQESEKEFGGFDELVDTLQTNRKLPIPGEMRLGYEYEWKILSLEKIDPTLNLWFEPQDGAEVYNMDTHKRYVQGDAVASAAFAAREHAIERMVGKPAPEFPEGATWLNGPPLTLKALRGKVVVLDFWTDWCGPCRNDLPKMKALYDQRETNGLIVIGVHLAGSKLPDIQKVMDKFQLEYPICIDVATKDDPNHESLFPSQYSTSFGVGGIPHCVVIDPHGVVAASISNRFDDAIEIATELSKSAK
- a CDS encoding nucleotidyltransferase domain-containing protein, which codes for MTFDSRLYKHIVDHPYPLLFATISGAHLYGFPSPDSDFDLRGVHLLPIKDLVGLETGQETVEKSEIHDGLEIDLVTHDAKKFFNLMLKKNGYVLEQLLSPLIIFTTAEHDELKSLAANCITRHHAHHYFGFAETQWKLFQKADPPHVKPLLYVYRVLMTGIHLMRTSEVQANLSRLNETAKLPYIDELIARKTGGPELGRLEQADLEFHRREYERLRNELQRAFEESRLPEVATAEPALNELLVRIRLQGTNPLR
- a CDS encoding nucleotidyltransferase domain-containing protein, which gives rise to MTERVHQNPHLIFSEGTQIVALKDIVESGGRVRHPRGAVGVIVRSPRDHDHPYRIRFLDGVEGALRHEDIVMLAHYKEGEIGDAKISAAHSNLFDRVIYRCVIGSRAYGLDDEQSDTDYRGIFLPTAELHWSLYGVPEQIECDATQEHYWEFQRFLGLALKANPNVLECLYTPLIEKTTPLAEELLQIREIFLSRLVYQTYNGYVMSQFKKMQSDLHNQGQVKWKHVMHLIRLLISGICVLRHGFVPVRVEEHREQLLAIKRGEVRWDETEELRLSLHAEFDAAFTETKLPERPDYERANALLIKARNAALSKELP